A section of the Stenotrophomonas acidaminiphila genome encodes:
- a CDS encoding class III poly(R)-hydroxyalkanoic acid synthase subunit PhaC, whose translation MKGPLGFGMDDLLQETLQLQQKLADGLKLLPGVEDVDYGVTERQPVWRDGKVTLYRFVGGAAPSGQRPPLLIVYALVNRPYMVDLQDGRSLVQKLLAAGQDVYVLDWGYPDRSERFLTLEDYLLRFLDGAVDHLQAQHGGPPNLLGICQGGVFSLCYAALRPHKVRNLVTMVTPVDFHTPDNMLSHWARHVDVDLFVDTLGNIPADLMNASYLMLKPFRLNVQKYVGLVDILDDRQALEDFLRMEKWIFDSPDLAGEAFREFVKQFYQGNGLMHGGIHIGAEAVDLEKLRMPVLNIYAEQDHLVPPAASRALRGRTGSSDYTEVGFRGGHIGIYVSARAQREVPAAIHDWLSART comes from the coding sequence ATGAAGGGGCCGCTCGGGTTCGGCATGGACGACCTGCTGCAGGAAACGCTGCAGCTGCAGCAGAAGCTGGCCGACGGGCTGAAGCTGTTGCCGGGCGTGGAGGACGTCGACTATGGCGTCACCGAACGCCAGCCGGTGTGGCGCGACGGCAAGGTCACGCTGTACCGCTTTGTCGGTGGCGCGGCGCCGTCCGGGCAGCGGCCGCCACTGCTGATCGTCTACGCGCTGGTCAACCGGCCGTACATGGTGGACCTGCAGGATGGCCGCTCGCTGGTGCAGAAACTGCTCGCCGCCGGCCAGGATGTGTACGTGCTGGACTGGGGCTACCCGGACCGTTCCGAGCGGTTCCTCACCCTGGAGGACTACCTGCTGCGTTTCCTCGATGGCGCCGTCGACCACCTGCAGGCGCAGCACGGCGGCCCGCCCAACCTGCTGGGCATCTGCCAGGGCGGGGTGTTCTCGCTGTGTTACGCCGCGCTGCGTCCGCACAAGGTGCGCAACCTGGTCACCATGGTCACCCCGGTGGATTTCCACACGCCCGACAACATGCTCTCGCACTGGGCGCGGCACGTCGACGTGGACCTGTTCGTCGATACGCTGGGCAACATCCCGGCCGACCTGATGAACGCCAGCTACCTGATGCTCAAGCCGTTCCGGCTCAACGTGCAGAAGTACGTGGGGCTGGTGGACATCCTGGACGACCGGCAGGCGCTGGAGGATTTCCTGCGCATGGAGAAATGGATCTTCGACTCGCCCGACCTGGCCGGCGAGGCGTTCCGCGAGTTCGTCAAGCAGTTCTACCAGGGCAATGGCCTGATGCATGGCGGCATCCACATCGGCGCCGAGGCGGTGGACCTGGAAAAGCTGCGGATGCCGGTGCTCAACATCTACGCCGAACAGGACCACCTGGTGCCGCCGGCGGCGTCGCGGGCACTGCGCGGACGCACCGGCAGCAGCGACTACACCGAAGTGGGCTTCCGGGGTGGCCATATCGGCATCTACGTGTCGGCGCGGGCACAGCGCGAAGTGCCCGCCGCCATCCACGACTGGCTGAGCGCGCGGACATGA